From Macrobrachium rosenbergii isolate ZJJX-2024 chromosome 55, ASM4041242v1, whole genome shotgun sequence, a single genomic window includes:
- the LOC136835402 gene encoding uncharacterized protein translates to MHPIIEPCICPEPNRSLSKEVVDAALHGRYDQIHSYLETGADINAKNGLYGWSLLTAACSKGHVLIVGKLLKHPDLHLNIPALGRDALTCALDGNHADCVKLLLQSSLKCSLNLESSFGKLVSFISSEPKLWFDLITKIASYYDMEKLAEVICMKSSLFVPDLRLTMAAVESSPATVAEILATKEGIEKFLDGTLIAVSSFDITERVADVLVGYSYDYKLESIEASMILSSMNNHLGILPVLLKKFLQRISYAALSTAQEAAIKAGHRNAMRLLERALLLKCEMFIALPK, encoded by the exons ATGCATCCTATCATAGAGCCTTGCATTTGCCCAGAGCCGAATAGATCATTATCGAAG GAAGTGGTGGATGCTGCCTTGCATGGGAGGTATGACCAAATCCATAGTTACCTGGAGACTGGGGCTGATATTAATGCTAAAAATGGCCTGTATGGATGGTCATTACTCACTGCTGCATGCAGTAAAGGACATGTTCTAATTGTGGGAAAACTCCTCAAGCATCCTGATCTTCACCTCAACATTCCAGCCTTGGGCAGAGACGCCCTCACCTGTGCTCTTGATGGTAATCATGCAGATTGTGTCAAGCTACTGCTACAGTCCTCACTGAAG TGCTCTCTTAACTTGGAATCATCCTTCGGCAAACTTGTAAGTTTTATTTCATCTGAACCTAAATTATGGTTTGATCTGATCACGAAAATTGCCTCCTACTACGATATGGAGAAGCTGGCTGAAGTGATCTGCATGAAGAGCAGCTTATTCGTTCCAGACTTACGACTGACAATGGCTGCCGTGGAAAGCTCTCCTGCTACTGTGGCGGAGATCTTGGCAACTAAAGAGGGTATTGAAAAGTTTCTGGACGGAACATTAATTGCTGTGTCGAGTTTTGACATAACTGAAAGGGTAGCTGACGTTCTGGTTGGGTATTCATATGATTACAAGTTGGAAAGCATAGAGGCAAGCATGATTTTAAGTAGCATGAACAATCACCTAGGAATTCTACCAGTCCTTCTGAAAAAGTTTCTTCAGAGAATATCCTATGCAGCTCTTAGTACTGCACAGGAGGCGGCAATAAAGGCTGGTCATAGAAATGCCATGAGGCTTCTGGAGAGAGCACTACTGCTAAAGTGTGAGATGTTCATAGCCCTTCCTAAGTAA